One window from the genome of Garra rufa chromosome 1, GarRuf1.0, whole genome shotgun sequence encodes:
- the eftud2 gene encoding 116 kDa U5 small nuclear ribonucleoprotein component encodes METDLYDEFGNYIGPELDSDEDEEVDADDRDADEADEEEEDDDQAEADEEEGGGGMEVVLHEDKKYYPTAEEVYGPEVETIVQEEDTQPLTEPIIKPVKMKRFTLMEQELPATVYDMEFLADLMDSSELIRNVTLCGHLHHGKTCFVDCLIEQTHPEIRKRDDMDLRYTDILFTEQERGVGIKSTPVTMVLPDSRGKSYLFNIMDTPGHVNFSDEVTSAVRLSDGIVLFIDAAEGVMLNTERLIKHAVQEKLAITICINKVDRLIVELKLPPTDAYYKLRHIVDEVNGLLSTYSTDESLIVSPLLGNVCFASSQYSICFTLGSFAKIYSDTYGDIHYMEFAKRLWGDIYFNPKTRKFTKKAPNSNSQRSFVEFVLEPLYKILSQVVGDVDTSLPRVLDELGIHLTKEELKLNIRPLLRLVCNRFFGEFTGFVDMCVQHIPSPQGGAKAKIEHSYTGGLDSDLGETMSECDPDGPLMCHTTKMYSTDDGVQFHAFGRVLSGTLQAGQPVKVLGENYSLEDEEDSQICTIGRLWISVARYQIEVNRVPAGNWVLIEGCDQPIVKTATITEPRGNEEAQIFRPLKFNTASVIKIAVEPVNPSELPKMLDGLRKVNKSYPSLTTKVEESGEHVILGTGELYLDCVMHDLRKMYSEIDIKVADPVVTFCETVVETSSLKCFAETPNKKNKITMIAEPLEKGLAEDIENEVVQITWNRKKLGEFFQTKYDWDLLAARSIWAFGPDTTGPNILVDDTLPSEVDKALLGSVKDSIVQGFQWGTREGPLCDEPIRNVKFKILDAVIAQEPLHRGGGQVIPTARRVVYSAFLMATPRLMEPYYFVEVQAPADCVSAVYTVLARRRGHVTQDAPIPGSPLYTIKAFIPAIDSFGFETDLRTHTQGQAFALSVFHHWQIVPGDPLDKSIVIRPLEPQPAPHLAREFMIKTRRRKGLSEDVSISKFFDDPMLLELAKQDVVLNYPM; translated from the exons ATGGAGACGGATCTTTATGATGAGTTTGGAAACTATATTGGACCGGAGCTAGACTCTGATGAAGATGAGGAAGTAGATGCAGATGACCGGGACGCTGATGAG GcggatgaggaggaggaggatgatgaCCAGGCTGAGGCTGATGAGGAGGAGGGTGGTGGTGGTATGGAGGTGGTTCTGCATGAGGATAAAAAGTATTATCCCACAGCTGAGGAAGTTTATGGTCCTGAAGTGGAGACTATCGTCCAAGAAGAAGATACACAACCATTGACAG AGCCCATCATAAAACCTGTAAAGATGAAGCGGTTTACTCTGATGGAGCAAGAGCTTCCCGCCACAGTCTATGACATGGA GTTTCTTGCCGATCTGATGGACAGCTCAGAGCTGATCAGAAATGTCACCTTGTGTGGACACTTACACCACGGCAAG ACATGCTTTGTGGATTGCCTCATTGAACAGACACATCCTGAAATCCGCAAGAGAGATGACATGGAT CTGCGATACACAGATATCCTCTTCACAGAGCAAGAG AGGGGAGTTGGCATCAAAAGTACACCTGTGACCATGGTGCTGCCTGACTCCCGGGGGAAATCCTACCTCTTCAACATCATGGACACACCAG GTCATGTGAATTTCTCTGATGAGGTGACATCAGCAGTCAGACTGTCTGACGGCATAGTGCTTTTTATCGATGCTGCTGAGGGG GTGATGCTAAACACTGAGCGACTGATCAAGCATGCAGTGCAGGAGAAGTTGGCCATCACTATCTGTATTAATAAAGTGGATCGTCTCATTGTGGAGCTCAAGCTGCCTCCTACTGATGCCTACTACAAACTGCGCCACATTGTGGATGAAGTCAACGGCTTGTTGAG CACATACTCAACCGATGAGTCTTTGATTGTCTCTCCACTCTTGGGAAACGTGTGTTTCGCTTCCTCACAATACAGCATCTGCTTCACTCTTGGCTCCTTTGCCAAAATCTATTCAGACACCTACG GTGACATCCACtacatggagtttgctaaaagaCTGTGGGGAGACATTTACTTCAACCCTAAAAC GAGGAAATTCACAAAGAAAGCCCCCAACAGCAATTCTCAGCGCAGCTTTGTTGAGTTCGTACTGGAGCCGCTGTACAAGATTCTCTCACAG GTGGTAGGGGATGTGGATACGTCTCTGCCTCGTGTCTTGGATGAGCTGGGCATTCATCTGACTAAAGAGGAGTTGAAGCTTAACATCAGACCTCTGCTGCGCCTTGTCTGTAACCGCTTTTTTGGAGAGTTTACAG GCTTTGTGGACATGTGCGTGCAACACATACCATCTCCTCAGGGGGGTGCCAAAGCCAAGATAGAGCACAGCTACACAGGTGGACTGGACTCAGACCTCGGAGAAACAATGTCTGAATGTGACCCTGAT GGTCCACTGATGTGCCACACTACTAAGATGTACAGCACAGATGACGGCGTGCAGTTCCACGCATTCGGTCGAGTTCTGAGCGGAACCCTGCAGGCGGGACAGCCGGTGAAGGTTCTGGGAGAGAACTACAGCCTGGAGGATGAGGAGGACTCACAGATCTGCACTATCGGACGTCTGTGGATTTCTGTTGCTAG GTATCAGATTGAAGTGAATCGCGTTCCTGCTGGTAACTGGGTGTTGATCGAAGGATGCGACCAGCCTATTGTTAAAACGGCCACAATCACAGAGCCTCGTGGAAATGAAGAG GCGCAGATCTTCAGACCATTGAAGTTTAACACAGCGTCAGTGATAAAAATCGCTGTGGAGCCGGTCAATCCCTCAGAACTGCCCAAGATGTTGGATGGACTAAGAAAAGTCAACAAGAGTTATCCATCACTCACAACAAAG GTGGAGGAGTCAGGTGAACACGTGATTCTTGGTACAGGTGAGCTGTACCTGGACTGTGTAATGCACGACCTGCGGAAGATGTACTCTGAGATCGATATCAAG GTAGCTGATCCAGTGGTGACTTTCTGTGAGACTGTAGTAGAGACATCCTCCCTTAAGTGTTTTGCTGAAACGCCCAATAAAAA GAATAAGATTACAATGATTGCCGAGCCGTTGGAGAAGGGTCTAGCTGAAGACATTGAGAACGAGGTGGTGCAGATCACATGGAACAG AAAAAAATTGGGAGAATTTTTCCAGACAAAGTATGACTGGGATTTGCTAGCAGCTCGTTCCATTTGGGCTTTTGGACCTGACACAACTGGGCCCAACATTTTGGTAGACGACACTTTGCCCTCTGAG GTAGACAAAGCTCTTCTCGGCTCAGTGAAGGACAGCATTGTACAGGGCTTCCAGTGGGGCACACGCGAGGGTCCTTTGTGTGATGAAC CAATCCGCAACGTGAAGTTTAAGATCCTAGATGCGGTGATCGCACAGGAGCCGCTGCATAGAGGAGGAGGACAGGTCATCCCTACAGCTCGCAGAGTCGTCTACTCTGCCTTCCTGATG GCCACGCCCAGGCTGATGGAGCCCTATTACTTTGTGGAGGTTCAGGCCCCTGCTGACTGTGTTTCTGCTGTGTACACAGTGCTGGCACGCAGGAG AGGTCATGTGACGCAGGATGCGCCAATCCCTGGCTCTCCTCTCTACACCATCAAGGCTTTCATTCCCGCTATCGACTCCTTTGGCTTTGAAACTGATcttcgcacacacacacagggccAGGCCTTCGCGCTCAGTGTGTTCCACCACTGGCAG ATCGTTCCCGGTGATCCTCTGGATAAGAGCATTGTGATTCGTCCTCTAGAGCCTCAGCCGGCCCCTCATCTGGCCAGAGAGTTTATGATCAAAACCCGCAGGCGCAAA GGCTTGAGCGAGGACGTCAGTATCAGCAAGTTCTTCGATGACCCTATGTTGTTGGAGCTGGCCAAACAAGACGTGGTGCTCAACTACCCGATGTGA